DNA sequence from the bacterium genome:
GATCTGATTGACTGGGACGAAATGGAGACGGGCCGCCGGCGCGAAGGTTCGTACTTTGCGATCTGGGCTTTCGCTACGAAACTGGGAAACGCGATCACCGGGTTCATCGCCCTACAGGTGCTAGAACACGTCGGCTACCAACCGGGCGTTCCGCAGAGCGAGACCGTCAAGACCTGGATGGTGTGGATGTACTCCTGGTTCCCGGCGCTCTTTTACATGTTTGCGGGAATTGCCCTGGTGCGTTTTCGCTTCTCGCATAGCGACCTGAGAGCCGCTCAGGAGAGCATCGGGCGCGGGGAGGGTTCGTCGTTGTAGTCCACGCATATGGGTGTAGAATGCCAGACGAGTAAATGGCCCGAATCCTTGTCGTCGACGATGATGCGCAGATCCGTGGAGTCATCCGCGGGATGCTCGAAACTATGGGCCACGAGGTGCACGAGGTTTCCGACGGAATGCACGCGACGGTCGCCTACCGTGAGAAACCGGCGGATCTCGTGATCACCGATATCTACATGCCCGACAAAGAGGGCCTGGAACTCATCCTCGAACTTCGCACCGAGTTTCCGGACGTCAAGATCGTGGCAGTCTCGGGAGGCGGCGGCGCCTTCGATCTGGAGCCTCTCGAGACCGCCCAGAATCTGGGCGTGTGCGCCACCTTGAACAAACCCTTCCGCTCTGAAGAGTTGGGCAAACTCGTCGAGCGGGTACTGAAGAGTTAGTTGGCCAAACGATGAATTCCTTCCCACGCGAAGAAATGGAAGAGATGACGCGGCGCTGGGTCGCCGCAAATACTGAAGCCGGTCGCACGGGTGACTGGTCGAAGATGTCCGCCTTCTACACCGAAGACGCCCTGTACACCTGGAACAATGGTTCGGGCTGGGAGTTCGCAGCGCGCAATCGCCAGGAAATCCAGGACTGGGTGTTTGGCTCCGAGATGGAGGGACTGGAGCACTGGTCCTACCCGTACGTTCGCACTCTGATCGACGACCAGAAGGGAGAGATCCTGGGCATCTGGCGTCAGATCGCGCCCGAGAAGGACCCCGAGGGCAAGCCCTACGAGATCGCCGGCACGGGCGGATCCTGGTTCCGCTATGCGGGCGACTTCAAGTGGAGCTGGCAACGCGACTTCTTCGACCACATGAACGCGGGCGCGGTCTTCGGCGCCATGGCGAAGAACAATCAGCTGACTCCGAAGATGCTGGAGCGCATGAAGAAGGGCTCCGATATGCCGGGCTGGATCCGGCGCTCGGAGATCGACTGGTACGAGACGATCAGCGATCGCGAGGACTGAGCAGGTCCGGGGTCGGGTGCGCCACACCTGGCCGCATCGCATCACATCTGATGGGGCTCCGAGGGAGCCTAATCGAACCAGTCATGGGGCAGCGGAGTGTAGCCCCAACCGTCGTCGCCCCGAAGCGGACGCTCCCCCGATAGATGCTGGTAGACCGCCATCGGCACCGAACCATTGACGGCACTGCGCAACGGCGAAGCGGCCCTGCGCGACGCAAGTGGCGGCCCCCATACAGTGACCAGTGCGTTCTTTTCGTGAAACGATTCCCCGGCGTGGCGGCCAGGCACGAACGAGTTATAGCCAATGCCCGCGCGCGGAAAGAGATTGATCGTACCCGCACGCTCAGAGGCGTATAAATGGCCGAGTTGCACCACGGAATCGGGCCGCGGGGTATACGAACAGAGCCGGCGCCAGGCCTCCTCGGTACACCAGGTGCTCACATCGTCTTCCAGGGCACCGAGGCAGCGCTTGCGCAGGACGGCGTGATCGCGGAGATCGTCGTCCGTGAAAACCTCGTAGGGTGAAAGCCGATCCGTGTCGAGCAGGTCCGCTCCCTCGAAGCTGAAGTGCAGGCGATTCCCCCGGCGTCGAATCAGCGCTTCAGCGCGCTCGCCATCCCGCCAGCCGATCAGGCGAACCCTTCCCTCGTCGGGCGAATTGGCTGTCTCGCGCACGGCGAGGTACTCCAACGAGTCGGACAGGCGCGTGACAATCTCTTCCAGCAAGTCAATGGGCGCGGCGTCGGGCTGTGACAGTGGCCGGATCGCGCGCAGTTCCGAAGCCAACGGTTGGCGCGCGAAGCCCGCGTCCTGATCGACAAAGAGATCGAACATATAGTTGCCACCCGCAGTCGAGGCGATGACCACGTCGATGCCCTTCATGCTCGGTGGACGAAATGGATTGGTGAGCTTGGGTCCCTCGCCTTCATCCGACGAAATCTTCACGACCCGGAAATCCAGACCCCGCTCGCGCAATGCGTCGAAGATTTCGACCTCTGGATTCAGGAGATGGAACACGGGCGACAGGCCGTGGTCCCCGGACAGACCGAATACCGTCCTTTCGAGCAAACCGGCCTTCTGGTAGGCGCGTTGCCAGCGACCCAACCAGTAGTCCAGTCGATTGAGTTCGCCCGACGGGGCCAGGATCTCGTCGGCAAACGGTCCCTCGAAGTGCGCGAAATGATCGGGCCAGGGATCGTAGACCATCAGGAGTTCGGGCAGTGTGCGCTGTTCCAGTTCCGCAATCTCCTCGATCCAACCCTCGGCGAGTTTGCGGTCCTGCTCGTCGGCAATCCGCACCCAGAAACGCCACCAGGGAGAAGTCCCGTCGAAACTCGCGCGCTTGTCGAGCAGGCGGTTTCGCAGTTTGCGCAGCTTCAACTCGGTATCCACGCGCTTTTCGAGTTCGGCCGCACACTGACGCTCGCCGAAATCGCGCAGCTTCTCTCCCAGACCCAGGTTGACGAAAGGGTCGATACCGAACTGGGCTCGCTCGTCGTACTGAGCGCTGCAACTCATGCTTCCCACCTCAGGCAGGCGCTCGAAGAGAGTCCGCAGTTCCGCTGCGTCGGTGAGGCGCACCAGATCGACGGCATCACTGCCGTAGAAGTAGTACGCCCTGCCCTGCTGCTGACCGTTGCGTTCGTAGTTGCGCTCAACGAAGTGGAAGTTCGGCAGACCGGTCGAGTTCGCACCCGCCACCGGCGCGCCGGTGAGCCCGATCGGAATATTGCGCACGCTGATCGTGGGAGTGGTCGAGATACCGACGGGAAGCCAGTGCGTGTGCGCATCGGCCAGACGCTCGCGAAAGAACGGCAGATAGTCGGGATGCCGGTAGCCTCGCTGCGCGAAGGCTTCCAGGAAAGCGGTCTGTTGCGCCGCAGGCTCGCGCAGTGACTTCGCCTTCGGAGCGGGCCCACCCGCCGCGCGCTGCTCTTCGGCGATCCGGGCGATGAATGCATCGTCGGCGCCGGAGCCCGCGAGCGCTTGCACGAGGCGTCCCTGCAAGCCATCGACGACGACCACGACGCCGTGGCGTCGCTCGTACTGCGCGTGTTCGAGGTAGGACCAGAGCGCGCCGCCCTGCGGGCGAGCCAGCTCGGCCTTCAGCCAGTTCTTCAGCTGATTCGCGCGAAACGCACGCGACGCAAAGAAGCGGTAATTGCGGCAGACGGTCTGATCGATGAAACGGATCAGCGCGGCCGTCGCCGTCTCCAGCTTTTCGTCGTCCTTCAGCACAGCCGCCAGTGCCGCACCGAGATCCGCTTGCCCCTCCATCTGCTCGCCCAACGCCTCGAGCAGATTGCGGATCGAAGGCAGTGCGGCGCGCGTAGCCCGCTCGAGCGCGGGCAGTTCCGCCCGTCTCTCACAGGCGAGTCGCTCCTCCACCTGCGAAGCATCCGTGCGATCTCGCAGATACAGGACATCGTAGAACGCGAGCAACTCGCGCACGACCTCAGGCGCCAGTCCGGGAAGACTCGGACCTTCAGGCACCTGCTCGGGATTCCACTCGAACATCGAGTGCTCGATTCCCGGCACGTCATCTTCCGGCGCGAAATGCGCGCGAAGGTGATCATCGAAAGTCTCCGCAGACTCCCCTACAGGCGGCTGGTACATCTCGTGTACGAAGAGCAGGAACGGAACCAGCTCATCTACGAAGTCGTCGGCATTCACGCGCGCGCGCAGCCGTTGGTGCAGGGCTTCGGGAAGCTCGAGCTCCGCAAGAAAGCGCTCCAGCTTGACCCGGGCGTAGAGCGAAACCGCCAATTCCACGGGAACCCGTCGCAACCAGGCTCCCGTGTCGTAGATCTGTCGCAGGTGCAGCCGGATCGCGCCCGTCACCGGACGCTGGACTTCACCGCAACCGGTCGGGCCGCAGGCAGCCAGACAGATGGAAACGGCGAGCAGACCGGTGCGGAGTCGCATGGACCCGAGCATACCGAACAGATCGACCGAGCCACGGCCCAGCGGGTACAGGAACGGCCCGGAATTCAAACAGGTGGTGACCCCCGCGGGATTCGAACCCGCACTGCTCTCTGTAAATACCTGTTTGCAAAGACGTTTTTCCTGGACCTTCAGGTCTTGTTACGAGGGTGTGACAACTTTCGTCTCTCCGTGCGAGCGATCGTCGCCAGTCACGTTGCTCTGTTGATCTTTGCGGCGATGATCGAAACCGACCGCATCATGCGAGCTCTTCACCACAGCACGGCCGACCTTCGCTGCCCCAGCGCTGGCCAATGGAGATCCACGAACTCAAGACGTGGCCTGATCAGTTCAACGCCATGCGCTACCGGATGAAGACGGCCGACGTCCGGAGGAACGATCGGAACTTCTAGCCCGGCGACATGTTGCGGTTCCTTGAGTGGGAGCTAGCCAGAGACATGGAGACCGGCGTGATGCTAGGCGCGTCCAACAACTCTGATCGTTCTGGGCGGCAAGGGGCAACTGAGAATCCAAGATTCTCAGGACTAGACGTTGCGTTACTTCTTCTTGAGTACTGTCCCTGTTACATCAACCTTGTATCCGTTCATTACATATGCCCACCACCAGCTCTCCTTCACGGAGATGTTGACCAGCTCGTCGCCGTCTTTCTCCTCGAGGATCCTGTCCACCGCGCGCTGGATCTTGTTCGTGTTCTGAATGGGAATGATGTTGAGAATCATCAAGCCGGTAGCGCTCATCTCGCCTTCCCCGAGATTGGTGTACTTGCTGCTGTCCACATCTACCGCAGCCATCCTATACGCCGTGCCCGAGCAACCCACAGCCAGAGAGGCAACCAGGGACAGTGTTACGAGAGTGAGACGCGTCGTTTCCATCCATGCCTCCAATGTCGATATTCGTATGAATAATATACTCCGCTTTGGAGGGATCTTGCAGACGGGAGCCTTGCGAACTCCCGTAGGCAAAACACAGCAGAGCCTCACACTCTGCGTCGCTCGAATCGCAGGCTCGGGCGCTCCTGCCCGGCCGGGATGGATCCCCATCCACCCTTTGAATTGAGGCTGCAGCCAATAGCGGATCGGCGATGGCAAGTTGCCCGCGCGCTCCGCTAGGAATTGATCCGAGATTCTTTCGTGCGTACCATCGATAGATGGTCGCTCGTATCGCAGCTGCGTTGGATGCGCCCCAGTCGGTCCAAGCTCGTCTCCCCACCGCGGAGCCTTCTGTCGCGTCTCACGTACCGACATGGGCGACTGACCTGGCCGGCGGTGAACCCATCTGGGAGCGCGCTCGGCGCGACCTGGTTCTGAGCGAGGTGGTTGGCGACGAATTCTCCCTCATGTCGGCTCGCACGCCTTGGCCACCCGCGTGGCCTGACGAAGCCCTCGTAGGCGCTGTCATAGACGCATACGCTGCGGTCCTGATGAGGCTAGAGAAGCGGGGCGTTCATCCCGTCCGAATCTGGAACTTCGTTCCGCAGATCAACCGGGAGGCTCTGTCTAGACAACCAAGATATCACCTCTTCAACCGGGGACGTTTTTCCGCATTCCAGAGCCGTTGCGACGGGGAGCCCCTCTCACTAGATCTATGCGCAGCATCGGCGGTCGACATCGGCACGAACGAGCTGGAAGTCCACGTACTCGCGAGCGCACATCCCGGGATCGCCATCGAGAATCCTCGCCAAGTCGCAGCGTACGAGTACTCTCCGCGATATGGAGCGAACCCTCCCTGCTTCACCAGGGCCACGCGGCTGGCCCCACTGGCCCACCGAGATTGGGAAGGCGAGATCGCACTCGTCTCAGGGACCGCGAGCATCGTAGGGGAGGATTCCGAGCATCTGGGAGATGTAGAGGCACAAGCGCGTGAGACGCTCACGAACCTGGCAGTGGTCGCGGCCACTGCGTTCCCTGGCGCCGCCCGCGCTAGCTCGCGCCTTTTGAGCGGTGACCTCGCGCGGCGGGACCTTCTCGCGCTGTACCGTCTCGTTAGGGTCTACGTAGTACGGGAGACCGAGATCGGGGACGTCGTTCGGCTGTTCGAGGAACTCCTCGCGGCGGATTGCGAGCTCGAACTCGTGGTCGCGGATCTGTGCAGACCCTCCCTGTTGTTGGAAGCGGAAGGAGTGGCCGTTTGGAAGCAGGTGGCCATGGAGTCGAATCGTCGTTGATCGATGGCTTTCTCCTTTGTAAATGGATCCACCGAGCCCGTTCCCGCGCGAGTCGAGGAGAGAACAAGATGTCCGTCCATGCCGCCACGATCACCCTAGGGCTGGCCCTTTGCTGACGGGCTGCACCACCACGGGCCGCTTCGTCATCCCCGAGGGAACACAGCTCGAAGTCTATCGTCGGCCCGTGACCGTACAGGCGAGAGCCCTCCCAAAAGGAGCCACCGAGTTCCGACTATCCAAGAATGAGGAAGCGATCCAAGAGGGGCGGCTACACGCGACGTTCCGCGTGGCGTCGATTTTCCGGCTTCCCATCCTCAACGCCGTGATCTATTGGCCAATGGGCTTCAACCCGAGCATCACGCACGACCCCGTGCGGGAAACCCATGAGTAGCGCCGTGCCGGTGTGGAGGCGCACGGTCACGGCACTGCACTGCTGCCTGCTGTTCGGGTGCGCGAGCCTCCCGTACACACCGTCCACTTGCGATAGCGCCGATCTGATGCCACTACGCGCGGGCGAGCCGCAGATCGAGCGCGGTCGCCCGCACGCGCTGCTCGACGGGCTGGGCCACTACGTGCTCTCGGTGCCGAGCAAGATCACCCTGCTTGACTGGAAGGTTGACAACCACGACATCTCGGTGGAGACCGAGACTGCCCTCGTCGAGTACCTCCGAGCCAACGAACTGTGCAACGTCAAGGTGCGACTGAACCAGTACTCGGTTCCCGGCGAGTGGTCGCGACTGTTCCGCAACCGCAACATCGGTGGCTTCTGGCGCTATACTTTCGGGATCCTCACGTTGGCGACCTACACGGCGCTGCCGCAGCGCGCGTTCGGCGGAGACAACTACAATCCGTTCACGAACACGATCAACATCTACTCCGACGTCCCGGCGATCGTCCTTCACGAGGGCGGACATGCCAAGGACTTCGCGCGTCGCGAGTCGAAGGGCCTCTACTCGGCCGTGCGCATCCTCCCGATCGTGCCCCTGTGGCAGGAGGGAATCGCCTCGACGGACGCAGTGAGCTACCTGCGCGCCGAGGGCGACGCCGACGGCGAGAGCGCGGCCTACCCGGCGCTCTGGGGCGCCTACGGCACGTACATAGCGGGAGAGGGGCTGCGCTGGTACAGCGGCCCTGCCTGGGTCTCCTACGCTGTGTTGATCCCGATCGCCTGGACCGGAAAGTTCGTCGGCTGGATCAAGTCGTTGACTGTCTCAGATTCCCCGCCTTCACCCTGACAAACCGCTGACGAAGTCACGACAATGGGGGGCGTTCGATTTCCGGAACTGCTCTCATTATGCGATCTGTTCATCGATCCCGTGGATGCGAATTGCGAGGTCGTCGCTCGGGAAGACCGAAGCTTTCCCTTGGTCTGCCATCTCCTTAGTTCAGCGGGTAGGCCTTGGCATTCATGGGAGGGGTCTTCGTTCAGAAGGAGGCAATTCGATCCTCGACGAACGAAGCCCTTCGGCAGATCTACGCGGAACTCGTCCGCGGCCTCCGGAGAGCCTTGGCCCGACCTCCAGACTAGCTGGGACAGATGAGTTCCCGACGCGAGAGTGTCTCCACTTCGATCTCGTAGTCGTGCAGCCCGTTTCGAAGGTGGACCCGACGAGGAACCTCGCGCGGTGCGACGCCTCCTTTGTAGCTCACAACCACGCTGCCCATGCGTGCCCCCAAGCGGTCCGGGATCGTGCGCTCGACGAGCCGGCCGTCCTGCCAACGCTCGACGAAAGCGAAGCTCCCCAGAAACACAGTGTGACTGCCGTCGGCGAGCGGCGGGTCGGCCACGGGGTAGAGATAGGTTCGATGCACATCGAGCAGGACGCGGTCGGGTGCAAAGGGCCAGGGCTGGGTCGTGAAAGACTGCACCTGCGTCTCGTACCCGCGCTGGGTGATGGAGAAGAGGCGCTGGCCGAGCGGAGACAGGCCCACGATCACTAGCGCACCGCAATGGACCTGCAGCACGGCTTCGAGCGCCCCACTGGTACCGTCGGCGGCCCGGAAGCGCAGGCGCTGGCGCAGGGCGAAGTTCCCGGGAACCTGGCCGCTCGCGAGCAGCTTCACAGTGCTCGCATCGGACAGCATCGGCGGTGGCCGCTGTGGCGGACTGACACAGGCTGCCAGAAGCAGCCCTAGTGCGACGGCGGCGCAACGGCTCACGGGGCGGGCAACTCGAACAGCTCGTCGAGCTCGCGTTGTGTGAACACGCGCTGGCTGTCGACGTCCGTGAACACCATCAGTGTCTCGTCGCCGCCGCGCTCGAGGATCCGGAGTCGCGAGACGGAGCGACCTTGGCCGAAAATCTGCAGCACGCGCAGGCTCCGCTTCAAGGCTTCGGCCCGCGGCTCAAGCACGAGCTCCCAGCGGCGGCCCTCCGGCTTCCCGACGCTCCGAAGCTCCAGAACAAAGTTCATTTGCAGACCTGGAAGATCGCCTCGGAGGAGCATCCGAAAGCTGTCCACGAATACGCCCAGCATCGGATGCACGGCGAGGTCGAGCGCGCCGCGATCCTCGTCGGACGCGTAGCGCAATTGCTCTCCGTCCAGCAGCAGGGTCGAGCGCAGCGGGGCCTCGGTGTGACGCGCGAGCCGACCCGGTGGCGCGAAGTAGATCGTGCCGCGTGTCTCGAGCGGCTCGACCAACAGCGCGAGGTGTTTTTCTTCGTGGAAACGCGCCGCCAGCCCGGGTATGCGTGCGAAGTCGGCGAGGAGCGTCTCGAGATCGAGCGGGGTCTCGCGACCCGGTAGCGGAGACGCGGCGCGCACGGGCGCCTCGGGGATCAACACGGCAAACGCCAGCAGCACGAGCAGAGCGCTGGACAATGAACGTGCCATGGGGCTCCTAGAATATGTAGGTGAGCGTCGGATCATGTTGTTTACAGCCAACAGGGCCACTGGCATTCTGGCGCTCATCCAATGCGATGGCCAGACCGGATCGTTCCCTGCGCGTCCGGTATCATTCAGGAGCGACGAATGAGCGAACGCTGCCGAAATCACGAGAGGGCAAGAGACAAGGAAACGACGCCCCTTCCGGCACCATCGCGGAGCGGCATCGGGCGGCGCCTGGAAAGGCTCTGGCGGGTCTGCGGAACGGCTTTCATGTTCGCAGCCTTCGGTGTCGGCGCCGTCATCTTGGCGCTTGTTGTAGTCCCGCTTTCGGGGCGACTGACGCGAGGCGAGGTACGCCGCGACCTGCTGGCGCAGCGCTGGATCCAGCGTTCCTTCGCACTGTTCGTGCGACTCGGTGTTCTGATTCGGGTCTGGAAGACGAGTCATCATGGCATGCAACATCTCGCCGAGGGCCCTAGCCTGGTTGTGGCTAATCACCCCACCCTCATGGACGTAGTATTTCTCCTCGCGTTCATGCCGCAGGCGGACTGTGTGGTGAAGCGCGCAGCTTGGAGCAACCCGGCCTTACGCGGCATCGTGCGGGCCGCCGGCTACATCCCGAACGATAGCAGTGAGACGCTGGTCGAGGCCTGCGCGGACCGCCTGCGCGCTGGGCGCTCCGTGGTCCTGTTCCCTGAGGGGTCCCGCTCGCCAGATTGCGGCCTCAGGAGCTTTCGGCGCGGCATGGCGCATATCGCTCTCCGCAGCGGCTGCCGGATCGTGCCGGTCGTGATCGACTGCGATCCACCGGCACTCAAAAAGGGACAACCGTGGTACGCTCTGCCGAACGAGACTTTCCACTATACCTTTAGTGTCGGATCCCCAACATACGCGAAAGACCTAGTCGACGCTGACCTCGCACCGTCGGTGGCGGCAAGACGCATCAGCTCCTGGATGCGCAACTACTTCGAAGCAAGGCTGAACCATGGAGTCACTTGAAACGCTGGAGGCAGAGCTGAAGGAGCTGATCATCGGCGTGCTCGTACTGGAAGACATCACGCCTGAGGAGATCAGCAGCACGGACGCGCTCTTCGGCGAGGGTCTGGGCTTGGACTCGATCGATGCGCTGGAAATCGCGATGGGGCTAGAGAAGCGCTACGAAGTCCAGGTTGGCGACGATCCGGAGGAGAACGCGAAGCACTTTGCGAATGTTCGCGGCCTGGCCACCTTCGTGTCCGAAAATCGCAAGAAGTAGCCGCGCGCATGCCCGAGGCTATGACCAAAGAACAGATCTTCCAGCAGGTCAGCGAAATCCTGGTCCAGTCCTTCGAGCTCGACCCCGACGAGATCCTGCTCTCCGCGCACCTGATCGACGATCTGGACCTGGACAGCATTGACGCCATCGACCTTGCCGTCGGGCTTCAGGACGAGACCGGACTCGACGTGGCCGAGGAAGAGCTTCGGGAGATCCGGCGCGTGGAGGACATCGTCGAGCTGGTTCACCGCAGGCTGCAGGACGTGTAGCCAACCGTCGTGATGGCCGCCCTTCAGATCCTAGTCGGCGTCGCGTATCCCGCGTTGATCTACCTCGGGCTCCGCGTGCTCGAGCCGCGTCAGGTCGCGCTCTCGGTGCTCGGGTTGCTCGCGCTCCGCTTGGCGATCGCCGCACCCCATCGGCTCATCCCTTACACGAAGGTGTTCTGGCTGCCCGTGCTCGCCGTGGGCCTGATGGTCATGGCGACAGCCGCCACAAACCATCCGCTGAGCCTGCTGCTGGGTCCGAGTCTCATCAACCTGGCGCTCTTTGCCGTGTTCGCCAGCTCGCTCGTGGGAGCCGAGTCTACGATCGAGCGCCTAGCGCGGATCCAGGTCCCGGACCTGTCCAGAGAAGAACTCGCTTACTGCCGCCG
Encoded proteins:
- a CDS encoding 1-acyl-sn-glycerol-3-phosphate acyltransferase, producing MSERCRNHERARDKETTPLPAPSRSGIGRRLERLWRVCGTAFMFAAFGVGAVILALVVVPLSGRLTRGEVRRDLLAQRWIQRSFALFVRLGVLIRVWKTSHHGMQHLAEGPSLVVANHPTLMDVVFLLAFMPQADCVVKRAAWSNPALRGIVRAAGYIPNDSSETLVEACADRLRAGRSVVLFPEGSRSPDCGLRSFRRGMAHIALRSGCRIVPVVIDCDPPALKKGQPWYALPNETFHYTFSVGSPTYAKDLVDADLAPSVAARRISSWMRNYFEARLNHGVT
- a CDS encoding DUF3850 domain-containing protein: MEIHELKTWPDQFNAMRYRMKTADVRRNDRNF
- a CDS encoding DUF3261 domain-containing protein codes for the protein MKLLASGQVPGNFALRQRLRFRAADGTSGALEAVLQVHCGALVIVGLSPLGQRLFSITQRGYETQVQSFTTQPWPFAPDRVLLDVHRTYLYPVADPPLADGSHTVFLGSFAFVERWQDGRLVERTIPDRLGARMGSVVVSYKGGVAPREVPRRVHLRNGLHDYEIEVETLSRRELICPS
- a CDS encoding response regulator: MARILVVDDDAQIRGVIRGMLETMGHEVHEVSDGMHATVAYREKPADLVITDIYMPDKEGLELILELRTEFPDVKIVAVSGGGGAFDLEPLETAQNLGVCATLNKPFRSEELGKLVERVLKS
- a CDS encoding acyl carrier protein, with translation MEAELKELIIGVLVLEDITPEEISSTDALFGEGLGLDSIDALEIAMGLEKRYEVQVGDDPEENAKHFANVRGLATFVSENRKK
- a CDS encoding nuclear transport factor 2 family protein, which gives rise to MNSFPREEMEEMTRRWVAANTEAGRTGDWSKMSAFYTEDALYTWNNGSGWEFAARNRQEIQDWVFGSEMEGLEHWSYPYVRTLIDDQKGEILGIWRQIAPEKDPEGKPYEIAGTGGSWFRYAGDFKWSWQRDFFDHMNAGAVFGAMAKNNQLTPKMLERMKKGSDMPGWIRRSEIDWYETISDRED
- a CDS encoding outer membrane lipoprotein carrier protein LolA codes for the protein MARSLSSALLVLLAFAVLIPEAPVRAASPLPGRETPLDLETLLADFARIPGLAARFHEEKHLALLVEPLETRGTIYFAPPGRLARHTEAPLRSTLLLDGEQLRYASDEDRGALDLAVHPMLGVFVDSFRMLLRGDLPGLQMNFVLELRSVGKPEGRRWELVLEPRAEALKRSLRVLQIFGQGRSVSRLRILERGGDETLMVFTDVDSQRVFTQRELDELFELPAP
- a CDS encoding acyl carrier protein → MTKEQIFQQVSEILVQSFELDPDEILLSAHLIDDLDLDSIDAIDLAVGLQDETGLDVAEEELREIRRVEDIVELVHRRLQDV